From the Prunus dulcis chromosome 4, ALMONDv2, whole genome shotgun sequence genome, one window contains:
- the LOC117625391 gene encoding (-)-alpha-pinene synthase-like, with protein MTEKMVSETEGIIKVQRWILIQVSVTAQSPNAKLEIIRRRTANFPPSIWGDRFANYDSQDIITNAENQQEVNELKEIARREVFTTSAGDFSHQLKFSDAIQRPGVAYHFESEIEEALERMHAAFRDHDFSDDGDLYNVALGFRLLRQHGYKVSCDVFNKFKDENGSFKECLTIDVPGMLSLYEAGHLDVHGEDILEEALVFTTKHLESATTHVSYQLAEQIAQALERPLRKSLERLCARRFMSIYQDEASHNEALLKLAKSDFNLVQSLHKQELSEIIRWWKELDFGRKLPFARNRIVELYCWILGVYFEPQYIVGRKFVTKIIALMSVMDDIYDAFGTFAELEIFTEAIHQRWHANCMDGLPDYMQIFFHTLLNVFNEIEEEMVKEGRAYRAHYAKEAWKTTAKAYFDEAKWFHEGCIPSMEEYMRVAATSAASFALSTTSLVGMGDIVTKESFEWLFNDPKILRASNIIVRLMDDIVSSKFEKERGHVACAIDCYMKQYGVSDEQEIIDVFNKQIVDSWKDINEEFLRPTSMPMPILERIVNLTRVVDLLYKKYDAYTHGGKVMNDCIASYLIDPAPV; from the exons ATGACGGAAAAGATGGTTTCTGAAACTGAAGGCATTATTAAAGTACAACG TTGGATCCTAATCCAAGTTAGTGTAACAGCTCAATCACCAAATGCCAAGCTTGAAATTATTCGGCGGCGGACAGCAAACTTCCCACCAAGCATTTGGGGTGACCGGTTTGCCAACTATGATTCCCAAGACATT ATAACAAATGCCGAGAACCAACAAGAAGTTAACGAGCTGAAAGAAATAGCGAGGAGGGAAGTATTCACAACTAGTGCAGGTGACTTTTCACATCAGCTCAAGTTTAGTGATGCAATCCAGCGCCCTGGCGTGGCATACCATTTTGAAAGTGAAATTGAAGAAGCATTGGAGCGTATGCATGCTGCATTTCGTGACCATGACTTTAGTGATGATGGAGATCTATACAACGTTGCTCTTGGTTTCCGGCTACTAAGACAACATGGATATAAGGTTTCATGTG ATGTGTTCAACAAGTTCAAAGATGAAAATGGCAGCTTCAAGGAATGCTTAACTATTGATGTTCCAGGGATGCTAAGCCTTTATGAAGCCGGGCATCTAGAC GTACATGGAGAAGATATACTAGAAGAGGCTCTTGTTTTCACGACAAAACATCTGGAGTCGGCAACAACCCATGTAAGCTATCAACTGGCAGAACAAATAGCTCAAGCCCTAGAGAGACCGCTCCGAAAGAGTCTCGAGAGGTTATGCGCCCGTCGGTTCATGTCCATCTACCAAGATGAAGCTTCACATAATGAAGCTCTATTAAAACTTGCCAAGTCAGATTTCAATCTTGTTCAGTCTTTGCACAAACAGGAGCTCAGTGAGATTATTAG GTGGTGGAAAGAACTAGACTTTGGAAGGAAGCTGCCTTTTGCAAGAAACAGAATTGTGGAGTTATACTGCTGGATTTTGGGGGTCTATTTTGAGCCCCAATACATTGTTGGAAGAAAATTTGTCACAAAAATTATTGCCCTGATGTCTGTGATGGATGATATCTACGACGCGTTCGGTACATTTGCAGAACTTGAGATCTTTACCGAAGCAATTCATCAAAG ATGGCATGCCAATTGCATGGATGGACTGCCAGACTACATGCAAATATTCTTCCATACGCTTTTGAATGTTTTCAATGAAATTGAGGAGGAGATGGTGAAGGAAGGAAGAGCATACCGAGCTCACTATGCAAAAGAAGCT TGGAAAACTACTGCCAAGGCTTACTTTGATGAGGCCAAATGGTTCCACGAAGGATGCATCCCAAGCATGGAGGAGTATATGCGTGTTGCTGCAACTTCTGCTGCTAGCTTCGCACTTTCAACTACATCTTTAGTTGGCATGGGAGATATTGTAACCAAGGAGTCCTTTGAGTGGTTGTTCAATGACCCTAAAATTCTTAGAGCTTCCAATATCATTGTTAGGCTCATGGATGACATCGTTTCGAGCAAG tttgaaaaagagagaggcCATGTTGCTTGTGCTATTGACTGTTACATGAAGCAATATGGGGTCTCAGATGAGCAAGAGATAATTGATGtcttcaacaaacaaattgTGGATTCGTGGAAGGATATCAACGAGGAGTTCCTTAGACCAACTTCTATGCCGATGCCTATCCTTGAACGTATTGTTAATTTAACAAGAGTGGTGGATCTCCTCTACAAAAAATATGATGCATACACACATGGTGGAAAAGTGATGAACGATTGCATCGCTTCGTATTTGATTGATCCGGCACCAGTATGA